The proteins below come from a single Drosophila suzukii chromosome X, CBGP_Dsuzu_IsoJpt1.0, whole genome shotgun sequence genomic window:
- the Rrp47 gene encoding nuclear nucleic acid-binding protein C1D yields MSQGNTVERGLPCDSYLDKSLQDDKNIQATLKNFYSSIEVLEADLQKALAIQAGRTLNTNDQIKLDSYLAYLTSTLFWIHLKLQGVDVAKHGVMHDLGRAKEMLARDREINASLAAPRLDIKAAKRFIAAGTHTRFVDMDGVMVTETQYNKSLEQTEK; encoded by the exons atGTCTCAAGGAAACACTGTTGAAAGGGGGTTGCCATGTGACTCCTACCTGGACAAAAGCCTGCAAGATGACAAAAATATACAGGCAACGTTGAAAAACTTCTACAGCAGCATTGAAGTTCTGGAAGCCGACCTGCAAAAGGCACTTGCGATACAGGCAGGACGCACATTGAACACCAACGACCAAATTAAACTGGATAGTTACTTGGCATATTTGACCAGCACACTGTTTTGGATACACCTGAAACTGCAAGGTGTGGATGTCGCAAag CATGGTGTGATGCACGATTTGGGGCGCGCCAAGGAAATGCTTGCCCGCGATAGGGAAATAAACGCATCTCTGGCGGCTCCAAGACTGGATATTAAGGCTGCCAAGCGGTTTATTGCCGCAGGAACACATACGCGATTTGTGGACATGGATGGCGTTATGGTCACCGAAACACAATATAATAAAAGTCTGGAACAAACCgagaaataa